From a region of the Lactuca sativa cultivar Salinas chromosome 4, Lsat_Salinas_v11, whole genome shotgun sequence genome:
- the LOC111899654 gene encoding rop guanine nucleotide exchange factor 1, whose protein sequence is MAASVCSSEEDNNNHNNISSSSGRCCEEESYSLSADISESESSSGFSGCRYNDGASSSSLKSSSFAASNSVSRNDSIFPMPFTFPLISGCDDVMIWDKKNPQKQPDADLSEIDMMKEKFAKLLLGEDMSGGGKGVCTALAISNAITNLSASVFGELWRLEPLAPQKKAMWQREMEWLLSVSDSIVDFVPSIQQSPSGGSYEVMATQPRADLSMNLPALKKLDSMLISMLDGFHNTEFWYVDRGIVLAEGDDHEAFPSRICGGRPSIRQEEKWWLPYPKVPPNGLSEDARKRLQQCRDCTNQILKAALAINSNVLSEMEIPNAYLESLPKSGKACLGDIIYRYISAEKFSPECLVECLDLSSEHHTLEVVNRVEGAIYAWKLKGHKKNSSHLKQKHSSWSGKVKGFVVDGDKNGYLAQRAETLLHSLRLRFPSLPQTSLDMSKIQYNKDVGQSILESYSRVMESLAFNITARIDDVIFVDDTTKQSLTSKSLSTFNRGGLGGRPIQKRMSPSPFSINHTPYSSPFATPTFSTSPTLIRSPTRAPTPINNNNTDTCKLEVPKPRDLEKLWTFAQNVNSESVTERD, encoded by the exons ATGGCTGCGAGTGTTTGTTCCTCGGAGGAagacaacaacaaccacaacaatatCTCTAGTAGTAGTGGACGATGTTGTGAGGAGGAGAGTTACAGTCTTAGTGCTGACATCAGTGAGTCTGAGAGTTCGAGCGGTTTCTCCGGCTGCCGTTATAACGATGGCGCTTCTTCTAGTTCATTGAAATCGTCGTCTTTTGCTGCTTCTAATTCGGTTTCCCGCAATGATTCTATCTTCCCGATGCCCTTCACATTCCCGCTGATTAGCGGATGCGATGACGTTATGATTTGGGATAAGAAGAATCCTCAGAAACAGCCTGATGCAGATTTATCTG AAATCGATATGATGAAGGAAAAGTTCGCTAAGCTGCTGCTTGGAGAAGACATGTCTGGAGGGGGAAAAGGTGTCTGTACAGCCCTAGCAATTTCAAACGCCATAACAAATCTCTCTG CCTCTGTATTTGGGGAGCTATGGAGGTTGGAGCCATTAGCACCTCAAAAGAAGGCAATGTGGCAAAGGGAGATGGAGTGGCTTCTATCAGTAAGTGACTCCATTGTAGACTTTGTTCCTTCAATACAACAATCTCCATCTGGTGGCTCTTATGAAGTAATGGCAACACAACCAAGGGCAGATTTGTCTATGAATCTTCCAGCTTTAAAGAAGCTCGACTCCATGTTAATCAGTATGTTAGATGGGTTTCACAATACAGAGTTTTGGTATGTTGATCGAGGCATAGTTTTAGCAGAAGGTGATGATCATGAAGCATTTCCTTCTAGAATCTGTGGTGGAAGACCTTCAATTAGACAGGAAGAAAAATGGTGGTTACCTTATCCAAAAGTCCCTCCCAATGGATTATCTGAAGATGCTAGGAAAAGATTACAACAGTGTAGAGATTGCACAAACCAGATTTTAAAAGCAGCTTTAGCAATTAATAGTAATGTTCTTTCAGAAATGGAGATTCCAAATGCTTACTTGGAATCCTTACCCAAA AGTGGAAAAGCGTGTTTAGGTGACATCATCTATCGCTACATATCTGCTGAAAAATTCTCTCCCGAATGTCTTGTGGAATGCTTGGACTTGTCATCTGAGCACCACACTTTGGAAGTTGTGAATCGGGTTGAAGGAGCAATTTATGCATGGAAGTTGAAAGGTCACAAAAAGAATTCAAGTCATTTAAAGCAAAAGCATTCATCATGGAGTGGGAAAGTTAAGGGATTTGTTGTTGATGGCGATAAGAATGGTTATTTAGCACAAAGAGCCGAGACATTGCTTCATAGCTTAAGACTTCGGTTTCCTAGCCTTCCTCAAACTTCATTAGATATGAGCAAAATTCAATATAACAAG GACGTGGGGCAATCGATACTCGAAAGCTACTCAAGGGTGATGGAAAGCTTAGCATTCAACATAACTGCAAGAATCGATGATGTCATCTTTGTAGATGACACAACGAAGCAATCTCTGACATCGAAATCTCTATCGACATTCAACCGAGGGGGTCTTGGGGGCCGCCCAATCCAAAAGCGAATGTCCCCGAGCCCATTCTCAATCAACCACACGCCGTACTCCTCCCCATTTGCAACCCCAACATTTTCCACATCACCAACCCTAATTCGTAGCCCTACAAGAGCACCAACAccgatcaacaacaacaacactgaTACCTGTAAACTTGAAGTCCCTAAGCCTCGGGACCTTGAAAAGCTATGGACGTTTGCGCAAAATGTGAATTCCGAAAGTGTAACGGAAAGAGATTGA